The following DNA comes from Desulfurococcus sp..
ATTCACTGGTGCTTCATCAATGGTCGCGCCTGGCGATAGACACTTAACCCGCTTTGCTAGATATTATCTAGGTCTCACGGGGAAGCTAGCATCAAAAAACATGTGTCTTAAGGGAGGGGCTTGGTGTAGGACTTGCAGCATTAGCAGGCAGTGTCTTCAAGGCTTAATTGTAGCTTCCTTCAGCGCTGGAGCCGGCCTAGTTCAAACAATCTCGTACGTGCATGGAAGGCTAGGCACTACCAGCTGGCGTGAAAAGCTTTACAGGGAGCTCGAAGCCTTCTACCGCTAGGTCATATGAGCTCTGAGGGTAACTCGTCGGGCTTAAAGGCTACAAGAGGCTTTAACCCAGTAGTCTTAAGCAGGTTCACTACATGCGGGTACAGTATAACGTACTCAGGGTCAATGCTTTCAGCTAGCCTTGGATGTATTGCTCTAAGTACTCGCTTTATTCTCTCAACACCCTTACTATCAGTGAAGCTTAGCATTACAGCCGGGTAAACCTCCTCGCCTGGTTCAAGCCCGTATTCAACTAGTAGTTTAATCGCCTTCAACTGGAATCCCCATGCACGTGGCTCTGCTCTAGTTAGCATTACGAACTCCTGTGGGCTTGTCCCCTTTATAGATACTCTAACACTTACTCCAGCACCATGGAAGCTTGCTAGTCTACGTGCATACTCCTCCCGGGAGCCTATGACTACTCCATTAGTTTCTAGAATGAAGTGGTATCCTCTGCTCGTGATAAGCTCTATCACTTTAATCAGGTGATCAAACCCTAGTGTAGGCTCACCACCACTCAACCGTATACGGTTTATACCATGCCTTCTAGCTAGCGAAGTTAAAATTTCCACGGCTTGGAGGGGACTATACAGTTCCCCCTTGGAGAAACCACCCCATGTAAAGTAGTATGCCCAGCAGAATCCACAGCGGAGATTACAGCCTACTGTATCCCCTGTGATTATACCGCCATACCATCTATCACGGCGGAATCTATAGTACCTCCTATACTGCTCCCCGCCTACATAAGGTGCAACTACCGGTTCAAGCCTCGAATACAACTCCAGTGGGTCATACAATCCATGCTTCTCTTGCAAGACTACCACGAAGACCTTAATTCCGTATATATCTTAATTAAGCTGCCAGCCTGCGGATGAACATGTAGCTCAAGTGAGCTGATACATTACTCCCGGCAGCTAGAATACATTTTAAGCTCCCTTAGAATACTCAATAAAGCCTTGAAAAGCCGCCGTAGCTCAGCCCGGTGGAGCGCCGGCCTCGTAACGGCTTGTCAAGCCGAAGTCGCTGGACAGCCGGTGGACGCGGGTTCAAATCCCGCCGGCGGCTTTATTTTCAACATCATGGAGAAGACTACATGACCTGGCTTATTCTTATCTCGTGCACATTGATATGCGGCCTCGCGTAAGTTTCAATAACTATGTCTCCAGGCTTTAAGCGGCCTGTCTCTACTAGTAGCTCTCGTAATCTAGCTACCCCTCTCTCATAGTCACTTTCAGCTGGAAGAATCTTTGACATCTCAATAACGTTCAACCCGTATCTTAGTGTAAGCTTCTCAGCTAGTAGTTTATCGCTCACACCGATATACACTGAGGTTTGAGGTCTAAGCTTGGAGAGTAGTGTTGGCACACGCCCTGTTCTACTGAAGTCTACTATCACTCCTCCAATACTCTCGCTCAGCAAGATTAATCCCTGAACATACTTCTCCAATAGATCTCTCACTGGGATAAAGCTTCTGTACTCGTTTACAATACTCCTCGATAACCCTAGCTCGGCTTTCTCTATTATCCTCTTAGCCCATTTAACGGCTTCAACAGGATACCTGCCTATAGCTGTTTCATTAGTTAGTAGAACTGCATCTACCAGGTTGAATACTGAGTTGTAGAGGTCGACTACATCGCTTCTACTAGGCCTTGGATTATTAACCATGGATTCAAGTACTTCAGTAGCCACTATAACGATCTTTCCCTGCTTCACTACCTCTCTAACTATCTGCTCTTGAATCAGCGGGATCTCCTCGAGAGGGAAGTGTAATCCAAGATCCCCTCTCGCTACAATTAAACCATCAGCGACTTCAAGTATATCCCTCATGTTGATGAAGCCGCTTCTAGTCTCAATCTTCGCTATAAGCCCCGGTGTCCATCCATGCATGGCGAGGAGGTCTCTAGCTATCTCTACATCCCTACGCTTCTTCACGTAGCTTAAAGCTATGAAGCTGGCTTTAACATCTGCAGCAAACTTGAATACCCTCTTATCCACCTCGCCTGGAAAAGATGCCTCGTACTCCTTCCCCTCTACGACTACTTTCTTTCTGGGCTTCGCTACCCCGGAGTTTAATGCTACTGCTCTAACAGCACTATCCTCAACATCCACTACGCGGAAGGATAGCTCGCCGTCACCGTATAGCAGCGTGTCTCCTATTGAAACTGTAGTGTAGAATGCCTTCATGGGTAGCCATATATTCTTCTCTCCCTGCCCATCGCGGTTGAGAGTGAAGACTACTGTGTCACCACGGTTTACTGTAAACTCTGTGAAGTCACCGCTTCTCGCCTGCGGGCCCGGCGTGTCAAGTATTAACGGGACAACTGTATCCAGCTCGGCTGCAACATCCCTAGCGATTCTAGCGTACTCCATCCATGATTTCTCATCACCGTGAGCACAGTTTATTCTAACACCTGAAGCCCCCTCCTTAACCATTCTCTTAACTACATCATACTCAATGCTGCTAGGCCCAAGTGTCACTATGATTTTAACTCTACCCACAGACCCCACCTAGAGCGCGTGGATAACATCCCTCAACCTGCTGCCTTCAGTTAAACCGAGTGATCTAGCTGTGCTTGTAGCATCAGCTATCCGTCCATCCAGTAGCTCCTCCAGTGAGCTTACACCCGGAACCCTAACAGCAGCTACTCTAAGCTTCTCAACTACACTAATATTGAGGAGCCCACACATAGCGAAACCTTTCTCTCCAGCCAGGACTATTAGTGGAGGACTGTTGGGTAGCGATACCTCAACACCTACAAGCTTCTTACCCTCCACCTCAATGATTTTAACTCTCACGGAATCCCGTGCATAGTATTGTTTAGCCACAAGCACCCCCGGTAGATGCAATACTCCCCGTCTTCTTTAAATCTCCCAGCGACATCAACGATGCAGCAGGCTCGAGCAGGAGTACTTGATACACTGCTATTTTGATTAGAAACGGCACCCGATCCCAGCTCAGAACGGCTGCGAGGCCTCTCGGACCTCACGGCCGTTCTGACGTGGCCGGCTTAACTTCCGGGTTCGATACGAGACCGGGTGTTGCCCGGCCACTATGGCCGGGTCGGGTGCCAAGCTACACTATTACGGTAGAGGGGTTTTAAAGCGTTTCCTCGCTTGACTTCACAGAAGGGTATTTAATGAAGGCCTGCTTGAAGCTACCTTCAGGTTTATGGCTGGAGAGAACTCTGCTTTTCTCGACTGCATATATGCCTCTGATCTTGAGAGTTCCACCGCACTTCGGGCACTTACCCCGCTCTAATCCAATGTAGTCTCCTGCCTCGAAGTCTCTTTCCAGCTTAAAGCCGCAGTTAACGCACTGTAATAGGACTCTCGTGACGCTTTCTTCTCTCTTCTCCCTTCTCGAGCGGGCCTCAAAGTAGAAGTATACAATGAACACTATGAGGAGAATGAGTAGTACTAGATTATAGAGAGTGTTTTCATCCAACACTCGTCACCCTGGTATACCCATAGTGTTACCTATACCGGCGACGAGTACTGTGGAGTTGGGCTTAGTATTCTCCTCTATTAACTTATCGATGTACTTTAAAGCTGCTTCAACGCTGTCGAATATCTCCTTGCGCATCGTGGTTATAGCTTCGCGAAGCTCCATTTTCACTACGAGGGCCCTCAGAGGGATACCATACTTTGATGCTGCTCTCTCAATTGCTATTTTCTCCGGGCCTGGATCCCCTATAGCTGCGCCAACACCCTCAGCTAGAGAACCTGTTGCTTCACCCTCCAGCTTGAGGGCTGCATCAACAGTTATTATGAGGTCTACTCCACCGTTAAGCTCCTCTACGAGCTTACTGATCACTGCGCCAGGATGGCCTACATTGCTTCCAGGCCCCTCGGCTTTAACCACGAATATCCTTCTATCCTTATACCGGATCTCGCTTACTGATGTCTCATCTAAGACTTTCGAGGATACTTTCTCCCCCATCTCTATGAGCCGGTATGCTATGAGCGGGCCTACACCATCACCAATAGGCTTGCCTGTAGAGAAGGCTTCGAATGCTTCATGGTAGGCGTTAACGTATCTCAGTATCTGAGGCATTAGCATCTGCAGCTGCATTATCAACACCCAGTTATTCTCCTTCTCACCTATTAGAAGGTAGTGTCTAACCACCTTGTACAGCATGTAGAGAGCGCCTACTATCATAATGGATGTCTCGACAAGACTCCTCTCATACCTGCCTATATGCTTTAGGTTAGATTCGACGAGCCCCTTCACAGTTGAATCACTTGTTCTAATCAAGTGATCCATTCTCTTAATTATATCCACGGGTTCAACAGCCACGGGGTCGATGGTGAAGAACTCCATTAACCGATCCACGAGGACCTCGGGTGCCTGCAATCCTAGATTCATGAGCATGCTTCTAACCTTCCTTCTATCTTCTTCAACAATACTTCTAATGAAGTTAAGCTTCATCCGTATGTCGGCAACCCAGATCTTCATCTGTATCTTCTGGTTGAATCCTGTTAGAATCAGCACGAATAGGATCAGCCAGGCTATCTGGACTATCAAGGATAATGTATCCCCGTTCATTCAGTCTCACCACATATTCTACTGCCACCAGCTTGCCGTGATATCTGTGAGTGCTTTAGAGGAATTTAAATAGTGGTTATAATAACCTCCTTCTCGAGTACCAGGAATGTATGCTCGAACTGAGAGACCATGCCTCTAGACTTCTCAACTAGCACCGGGTAGGATTGAGTAAGA
Coding sequences within:
- a CDS encoding radical SAM protein gives rise to the protein MVVLQEKHGLYDPLELYSRLEPVVAPYVGGEQYRRYYRFRRDRWYGGIITGDTVGCNLRCGFCWAYYFTWGGFSKGELYSPLQAVEILTSLARRHGINRIRLSGGEPTLGFDHLIKVIELITSRGYHFILETNGVVIGSREEYARRLASFHGAGVSVRVSIKGTSPQEFVMLTRAEPRAWGFQLKAIKLLVEYGLEPGEEVYPAVMLSFTDSKGVERIKRVLRAIHPRLAESIDPEYVILYPHVVNLLKTTGLKPLVAFKPDELPSELI
- a CDS encoding DUF1805 domain-containing protein; the encoded protein is MAKQYYARDSVRVKIIEVEGKKLVGVEVSLPNSPPLIVLAGEKGFAMCGLLNISVVEKLRVAAVRVPGVSSLEELLDGRIADATSTARSLGLTEGSRLRDVIHAL
- a CDS encoding DUF1512 domain-containing protein, producing MNGDTLSLIVQIAWLILFVLILTGFNQKIQMKIWVADIRMKLNFIRSIVEEDRRKVRSMLMNLGLQAPEVLVDRLMEFFTIDPVAVEPVDIIKRMDHLIRTSDSTVKGLVESNLKHIGRYERSLVETSIMIVGALYMLYKVVRHYLLIGEKENNWVLIMQLQMLMPQILRYVNAYHEAFEAFSTGKPIGDGVGPLIAYRLIEMGEKVSSKVLDETSVSEIRYKDRRIFVVKAEGPGSNVGHPGAVISKLVEELNGGVDLIITVDAALKLEGEATGSLAEGVGAAIGDPGPEKIAIERAASKYGIPLRALVVKMELREAITTMRKEIFDSVEAALKYIDKLIEENTKPNSTVLVAGIGNTMGIPG
- the pyk gene encoding pyruvate kinase; its protein translation is MGRVKIIVTLGPSSIEYDVVKRMVKEGASGVRINCAHGDEKSWMEYARIARDVAAELDTVVPLILDTPGPQARSGDFTEFTVNRGDTVVFTLNRDGQGEKNIWLPMKAFYTTVSIGDTLLYGDGELSFRVVDVEDSAVRAVALNSGVAKPRKKVVVEGKEYEASFPGEVDKRVFKFAADVKASFIALSYVKKRRDVEIARDLLAMHGWTPGLIAKIETRSGFINMRDILEVADGLIVARGDLGLHFPLEEIPLIQEQIVREVVKQGKIVIVATEVLESMVNNPRPSRSDVVDLYNSVFNLVDAVLLTNETAIGRYPVEAVKWAKRIIEKAELGLSRSIVNEYRSFIPVRDLLEKYVQGLILLSESIGGVIVDFSRTGRVPTLLSKLRPQTSVYIGVSDKLLAEKLTLRYGLNVIEMSKILPAESDYERGVARLRELLVETGRLKPGDIVIETYARPHINVHEIRISQVM